In the genome of Caulobacter flavus, the window ACGGTGGTCAGCGACGGATGCAGGGCGAAGGTGTCGTCCAGCTTCAGCGCCGCTTCCGCCCCGACGGCGATGGGGCCGCGCAGGGCCGCGTAACCGGGATCGCCGATCGGCGGGGCGACCGACAGGCCGTCCATGCCGCCGCGGCAGACCACGACGACAAGCTTCTTGGCGCCGTCGGCGGCGTGGGCCTGGCGGCCGACGAAGCTGACGGCCACGCCCAGGCTGGCGGCGGCGGCCAGGAACGAGCGGCGCGAAGGCGGGAGGGAACGGTCGGTCATCGGCGTTGGAACTCCGGACTCATCACCAGCAGGGCGAAGGCTTCGCGGCGGGTTTCGGCGCGGGCGACGGCGCGGGCCGTGGGCTCGCTGAGCCGCGCGCCCAGCGCCGAGCGGGCCAGGGCGTCGGGATCGCGGGTGTCGGCCACGGCGGCGGCGAACCCCTGCGTCCACTGCATGCGCTTGACCAGGCCGTCGGGCGAGGCCCAGGCCCCCGCCTCGTCGGGCCAGCCCTTGGGCGAGGGCGGAGAGAACGGCTTCTGGCCCAGGCTGATCAGGATCGGGTTCAGCCGCTCGAAGGCCGCGGGGCGTCCGCCGACCGCGCGCCAGGTCGAGATCACGAACTCGTACGGGGTCTTGATCTTGGTCGGGGTCGGGTCCCAGGCCTCGGGCGCCTCGATCAGGGCCTTGGCCACCTCGTCGAGCTGGCCGCCGGTCTCGATCCAGCGCGTTTCCAGCCGCTTGACCAGGGCCGGCGGCGGATCGTCGGCGACGAAGTGGCGGGCGATCTTGCCGCAGACGTGGCGCGCCGTGCGCGGATCGGCCGCCAGCGCCTTCAGCACCGACAGGCCCTGGTTCTCGCCGCTCTGTGCGTAGGCCTTGCCGAGGATCGAGCGCGCGCCCGGCTCGTGGGTGTTGGCGCGGAACACGAAGGCGCCGATGTCCGGGTCCTGGGCGCGGCCGATGCTGAAGCCGGTCAGGGCGCGGGCGAACTCGGTGACGTCGGCCTG includes:
- a CDS encoding DUF1800 domain-containing protein — its product is MSLPSNDLMAAIAATRFGLGARPGEIEAARSDPRGFLQSQIRREGADLPRDDGESAPVRYAAFADLRQERRAARQDARMVAGDDTKSIPVVDAPNRNAKSEAQKDVQRYIREKTTGDFLARAQLATDTETSFRERWALFFANHFTVSQTKQAASIVIGPFEREAIRPHAFGRFEDMLLAASTHAAMLTYLDQAQSVGPGSPAARYQTRKGRRTGLNENLAREILELHTVGVDAGYSQADVTEFARALTGFSIGRAQDPDIGAFVFRANTHEPGARSILGKAYAQSGENQGLSVLKALAADPRTARHVCGKIARHFVADDPPPALVKRLETRWIETGGQLDEVAKALIEAPEAWDPTPTKIKTPYEFVISTWRAVGGRPAAFERLNPILISLGQKPFSPPSPKGWPDEAGAWASPDGLVKRMQWTQGFAAAVADTRDPDALARSALGARLSEPTARAVARAETRREAFALLVMSPEFQRR